Proteins found in one Seonamhaeicola sp. S2-3 genomic segment:
- the egtB gene encoding ergothioneine biosynthesis protein EgtB, protein MALSTTYQQIRQQTLAFCKHLAIEDFSIQVVQFASPAKWHLAHTTWFFETFILKTYSDNYKVFDADFNFLFNSYYNNVGDRILQANRGNMSRPSIDRVFEYRNYVDKHMMRLLSEATDKKLLSLVILGLNHEQQHQELLVTDVKYMLGHNPLFPVFNADYNLVKDYNASNTSVNIKAGNYTIGYQGNDFCYDNELGVHQVYLNDFEINNHLVTNGEYLEFMNSGAYSDFNLWLDEGWTWINQNNIKAPLYWHKKDGEWYQYTLAGLQKIDPLALVSHVSFFEAQAFAEWKGMRLPTEFEWEIASQKFDWGKRWEWTNSAYLPYPNFVKENGAVGEYNGKFMSSKMVLRGASVATSKNHSRPTYRNFFNPTQRWQYTGIRLVK, encoded by the coding sequence ATGGCATTAAGCACAACATATCAGCAAATAAGACAACAAACACTAGCATTTTGTAAACATTTAGCTATTGAAGATTTTTCAATTCAAGTAGTGCAATTTGCAAGTCCTGCTAAATGGCATTTAGCGCATACCACTTGGTTTTTTGAAACGTTCATTCTTAAAACTTACAGTGATAATTATAAGGTTTTTGATGCCGATTTCAACTTTTTATTTAATAGTTATTACAATAATGTTGGTGATCGCATATTGCAAGCCAACAGAGGTAATATGTCTAGACCAAGTATTGATAGAGTGTTTGAATACAGAAACTACGTAGATAAACACATGATGAGGCTTTTAAGTGAGGCAACCGATAAAAAGCTGTTAAGTTTGGTCATCCTTGGTTTAAATCATGAGCAACAACATCAAGAACTTTTGGTAACTGATGTTAAATACATGCTTGGTCATAATCCGTTATTTCCTGTATTTAATGCTGATTATAATTTAGTAAAAGATTACAATGCAAGTAACACCTCAGTAAACATAAAAGCAGGTAATTATACTATTGGTTATCAAGGTAATGATTTTTGTTATGATAATGAATTAGGTGTGCATCAAGTATACTTAAATGATTTTGAAATAAATAACCATTTGGTGACTAATGGTGAGTACTTAGAATTTATGAATTCTGGTGCGTATTCAGACTTTAATCTTTGGTTAGATGAAGGTTGGACATGGATAAACCAAAACAACATTAAAGCACCTTTATATTGGCATAAAAAAGATGGTGAATGGTACCAATATACCTTAGCTGGATTGCAAAAGATAGATCCGTTAGCATTGGTAAGTCATGTTAGTTTTTTTGAAGCTCAAGCGTTTGCAGAATGGAAAGGTATGCGATTGCCTACAGAATTTGAGTGGGAAATTGCTTCGCAAAAATTTGATTGGGGTAAACGTTGGGAATGGACAAACAGCGCCTATTTACCATACCCAAACTTTGTAAAAGAAAATGGGGCAGTAGGCGAGTATAACGGAAAATTTATGAGCAGTAAAATGGTGTTAAGAGGTGCATCTGTTGCAACGTCTAAAAACCATAGCAGACCAACGTATCGTAATTTTTTTAACCCAACACAACGCTGGCAATATACAGGAATTAGACTCGTAAAATAA
- a CDS encoding glycosyltransferase family 9 protein: MGCITKHVGSSYTNPQQGDLKVEDIKNVLIIRPNHRLGNQLLLTPIVQEVLNTFPNCTVDLFVKGGVAHPVFQNYKRVDKIIKLPRKPFNNLFKYAKSWVSVKNKTYDLVINGDKNSSSGRLLTQSAKAKFKLFGESTPEIENKYSDYEHISKYPIYNLRYFLEKLGVEIPKTKLPLLDIKLTDAEIENGKIILDNLIKNNKKTICIYTNATGNKCYSEAWWETFYNRLKKEYPNYNIIEMLPIENISKINFKAPHFYSKDIREMGSVLRNTAIFIAADNGVMHLASASLVPTVGFFSVTNENKYQPYGNDSFALNTNNTNIDDWFKAIHEILA, encoded by the coding sequence ATGGGCTGTATAACAAAACATGTTGGCAGCTCTTATACAAATCCCCAACAGGGTGATTTAAAAGTAGAAGACATTAAAAATGTTTTAATTATCAGGCCCAATCATCGTTTAGGTAATCAACTTCTTTTAACACCCATAGTTCAAGAGGTTTTAAACACTTTTCCAAATTGTACGGTAGATTTATTTGTGAAAGGAGGCGTAGCACATCCTGTTTTTCAAAATTATAAAAGAGTTGATAAAATTATTAAACTACCCAGAAAGCCTTTTAATAACTTATTTAAATATGCTAAAAGTTGGGTGTCTGTTAAAAATAAAACATACGATTTAGTTATTAATGGTGATAAAAATTCTTCTTCAGGAAGATTATTAACCCAATCTGCTAAAGCAAAATTTAAATTATTTGGAGAATCAACTCCTGAAATTGAAAATAAATACTCTGATTATGAGCATATTTCTAAATATCCCATTTATAATTTACGATATTTTTTAGAGAAATTAGGTGTTGAAATTCCCAAAACTAAATTACCTTTATTAGACATAAAACTTACTGATGCTGAAATTGAAAACGGTAAAATAATATTAGATAATTTAATTAAAAACAATAAAAAAACTATTTGCATTTATACCAATGCCACGGGTAATAAGTGTTATTCTGAAGCATGGTGGGAAACTTTTTACAACCGTTTAAAAAAGGAGTACCCAAATTATAATATTATAGAAATGCTTCCTATTGAAAATATTTCAAAAATAAATTTTAAAGCGCCGCATTTTTACAGTAAAGATATTAGAGAAATGGGTAGTGTTTTACGTAATACAGCTATTTTTATTGCTGCAGATAATGGTGTTATGCATTTAGCAAGTGCTTCTTTAGTGCCAACGGTCGGCTTTTTTTCCGTAACCAACGAAAATAAATATCAACCCTACGGTAATGATAGCTTTGCGCTAAATACTAATAATACTAATATTGACGATTGGTTTAAGGCTATTCATGAAATTTTAGCTTAA
- a CDS encoding DEAD/DEAH box helicase, which produces MSVSQIELAERKTGKDLYSYQKGAIDKIFKSFDESPPDYHLLYQLPTGGGKTVIFSEIVRQYLKTHKKKVLVMTHRIELCKQTSKMLTEFGVINKVVDSKADLSDQADYSCFVAMVETLNNRLNDNKLDISDIGLVIIDEAHYNSFTKLFKFFSQSFILGVTATPLSSSIELPMTDNYDELIVGESIESLIENGFLARAEMFSYNVGLTSLVVGANGDYTVKSSEDLYTDDNMLSKLLRAYEERSKGKKTLIFNNGINTSLHVYDTFRRAGYPIAHLDNTHSKKERAHILKWFKETPDAILTSVSILTTGFDEPTVESIILNRATKSLTLYYQMIGRGSRVLENKKTFQVIDLGNNFHRFGPWGDNLDWQRIFKSPNYYLDTLLSDEELESNFRYEMPDDLRAEFGKSEEVYFDIQKTYVDSIRAGESSKVVLERSIAQHAKICIENSEDVYDALALAKKLGDDIDFRIGRYTKCISKSTFNFVEWLKGEYRKKLNSYLRTNFDKVFEEIHGYPPED; this is translated from the coding sequence ATGTCCGTATCTCAAATAGAATTAGCAGAAAGAAAAACCGGTAAAGACCTTTATAGTTATCAAAAAGGTGCTATTGATAAAATTTTTAAAAGTTTTGATGAATCGCCTCCAGATTATCATTTATTATATCAATTGCCAACAGGGGGAGGAAAAACAGTTATTTTCTCTGAAATAGTTAGGCAATATCTAAAAACCCATAAAAAAAAGGTTTTAGTAATGACACACCGTATTGAGTTGTGTAAGCAAACTTCAAAAATGCTTACAGAATTTGGTGTAATAAATAAGGTGGTAGATAGTAAGGCAGATTTAAGTGATCAAGCAGATTATAGCTGCTTTGTAGCAATGGTTGAAACCTTAAATAACCGGTTAAATGATAATAAATTAGATATTTCTGATATTGGACTTGTTATTATTGATGAAGCTCATTATAATTCCTTTACAAAGCTATTTAAATTTTTTAGTCAGTCATTTATTTTAGGAGTTACAGCTACACCACTAAGTTCTAGTATTGAATTACCAATGACCGATAATTATGATGAATTAATTGTTGGAGAAAGTATAGAATCCTTAATTGAAAACGGATTTTTAGCTAGAGCCGAAATGTTTAGTTATAATGTGGGCTTAACGTCTTTAGTTGTTGGAGCTAACGGAGATTACACGGTAAAATCATCAGAAGATTTATATACCGATGACAACATGCTCTCAAAGCTTTTAAGAGCCTATGAAGAACGGTCAAAAGGAAAGAAAACCTTAATATTTAATAATGGTATTAATACTTCTTTACATGTTTATGATACCTTTAGAAGAGCAGGTTACCCTATTGCACACTTAGATAATACACACTCTAAAAAAGAAAGAGCCCATATTTTAAAATGGTTTAAAGAAACACCAGATGCTATTTTAACCTCGGTAAGCATATTAACCACTGGTTTTGATGAACCTACTGTAGAAAGTATTATTCTTAATAGAGCAACTAAATCTTTAACACTTTACTATCAAATGATTGGTAGAGGCTCTCGTGTTTTAGAAAATAAAAAAACCTTCCAAGTAATTGATTTAGGTAACAATTTTCACAGATTTGGCCCTTGGGGAGATAATTTAGATTGGCAACGTATTTTCAAATCTCCAAATTATTACTTAGATACTTTATTAAGTGATGAAGAATTAGAAAGCAATTTTAGATATGAAATGCCAGACGATTTAAGAGCTGAGTTTGGTAAATCGGAAGAAGTTTATTTTGATATTCAAAAAACCTACGTAGATTCTATTAGAGCAGGAGAGTCTTCAAAAGTAGTTTTAGAACGCTCCATTGCTCAACATGCTAAAATTTGTATTGAAAACAGTGAAGATGTTTATGATGCGCTTGCATTAGCCAAAAAATTGGGTGATGATATAGATTTTAGAATAGGGCGTTATACAAAATGTATAAGTAAAAGCACCTTTAATTTTGTAGAATGGTTAAAAGGTGAGTATCGAAAAAAACTAAATTCTTACTTGCGTACAAATTTTGATAAAGTCTTTGAGGAAATTCATGGATATCCTCCAGAAGATTAA
- the nfsB gene encoding oxygen-insensitive NAD(P)H nitroreductase, with translation MNLKETLNWRYTTKEFDPTKKISKEDMAQVKSLLRMSASSVNLQPWHFIIAETEEGKARIAKGTQGFFHFNEPKVTNASAVVLFCAKTDADEEYYKHIADVDDKNGRFPNEDIKNGFIGAVKTFADIHKYDLKDLQHWMEKQVYLNIGSFLLGVASLGIDATPMEGIDVKALDEEFGLREKGFTALVAVSIGYRAASDFNSTDKTPKSRLPESEIFTEI, from the coding sequence ATGAATTTAAAAGAAACATTAAATTGGAGATACACTACTAAAGAATTTGACCCAACAAAAAAAATATCTAAGGAAGATATGGCTCAAGTTAAAAGCTTGTTAAGAATGAGTGCATCAAGTGTAAACTTACAACCTTGGCATTTTATTATTGCTGAAACTGAAGAAGGTAAAGCACGTATAGCAAAAGGAACACAAGGTTTTTTTCATTTTAACGAACCTAAAGTAACTAATGCTTCAGCTGTTGTGCTTTTTTGTGCAAAAACAGATGCAGATGAAGAATATTACAAACACATTGCAGATGTAGATGATAAAAATGGACGATTCCCAAATGAAGACATAAAAAACGGATTTATAGGTGCTGTTAAAACATTTGCAGATATTCATAAATATGATTTAAAAGACTTACAACATTGGATGGAAAAGCAAGTTTATCTTAATATTGGAAGCTTTTTACTAGGAGTAGCAAGTTTGGGTATAGATGCTACACCAATGGAAGGTATTGATGTAAAAGCATTAGATGAAGAATTCGGGTTAAGAGAAAAAGGTTTCACTGCTTTAGTTGCCGTTTCTATTGGATATAGAGCAGCATCTGATTTTAACTCAACCGATAAAACACCAAAATCTAGATTGCCAGAAAGTGAAATATTCACTGAAATATAA
- a CDS encoding MFS transporter yields MSNPNKFSIVNPAKSPVFYGYIVLFFGSLGVLASIPGQTVGVSVFTDPVKDALGLTRNEFSNAYMFGTFLSSFFISRAGKWFDKFGARYVAFFAALLLSVSLLLCSFSAKISSVFSELLNTKSWVVPFLVITILFFLIRFSGQGVITMSSRNMIMLWFDKNRGKVNSISSIGVSLGFSMSPLVFNYLIENYGWEKSWQILALVLVVFSFFIIQFYRDKPEDFNLKPDGHSVNNSKTNIVSTVKDFTLTEAKKTRAFWIIGLILAFNSFFITGFTFHVVSIFESQGFEKSQAIAIFVPISIIAIIISTIANILSDYIKHNIYVLIMIFSGFLASIGLLLLSKSMGIYLLISGLGVLGGLFAVVNAVTWPRYFGRKHLGAITGKSMSFLVIASAIAPTIFSYCYTTLGSYSFMSYITIAYLIVLGIGFIKFKNPQ; encoded by the coding sequence ATGAGTAACCCCAATAAGTTTTCTATTGTAAATCCTGCAAAGTCGCCAGTATTTTACGGTTATATTGTACTTTTTTTTGGTAGTTTAGGGGTGTTAGCCAGTATTCCAGGGCAAACTGTAGGAGTATCTGTTTTTACAGACCCTGTTAAAGATGCTTTGGGGCTTACTAGAAATGAGTTTAGTAATGCCTATATGTTTGGTACTTTTTTGAGTTCTTTTTTTATAAGTAGAGCAGGGAAGTGGTTTGATAAATTTGGAGCACGTTATGTAGCATTTTTTGCGGCATTACTTTTAAGTGTTTCATTACTTTTATGCTCATTTTCTGCTAAAATAAGTAGTGTTTTTTCAGAGCTTTTAAATACCAAATCTTGGGTAGTACCATTTCTAGTAATAACTATTTTATTCTTTTTAATAAGATTTAGCGGGCAAGGAGTAATTACTATGTCTTCTAGAAACATGATTATGCTTTGGTTTGATAAAAACAGAGGAAAGGTCAATTCAATAAGTAGTATAGGAGTTTCGTTAGGGTTTTCTATGTCTCCATTAGTTTTTAATTATTTAATTGAAAATTATGGTTGGGAAAAAAGTTGGCAAATTCTAGCTTTAGTATTGGTAGTGTTTAGTTTTTTTATTATTCAATTTTATAGAGATAAACCAGAAGATTTTAATTTAAAACCCGATGGACACAGTGTTAATAATTCTAAAACAAACATTGTAAGTACTGTAAAAGATTTTACACTTACCGAAGCAAAAAAAACAAGAGCTTTTTGGATTATTGGTTTAATTCTAGCTTTTAATAGCTTTTTTATCACCGGTTTTACCTTTCATGTAGTATCTATTTTTGAAAGTCAGGGGTTTGAAAAATCACAAGCCATAGCCATATTTGTACCTATTTCAATTATTGCTATTATTATTTCTACTATAGCTAACATTTTAAGCGACTACATTAAACATAACATCTATGTCCTAATCATGATTTTTAGTGGGTTTTTAGCATCCATTGGCTTGTTATTATTATCAAAATCTATGGGTATATACCTTTTAATTAGTGGTTTAGGCGTTTTAGGTGGGTTGTTTGCAGTGGTAAATGCCGTTACATGGCCAAGGTACTTTGGACGAAAACATTTAGGAGCTATAACAGGTAAATCTATGAGCTTTTTGGTAATTGCCAGTGCCATAGCACCTACTATTTTTAGTTATTGCTACACTACTTTGGGTTCTTATAGCTTTATGAGTTATATAACTATAGCATATTTAATAGTACTAGGTATTGGCTTTATTAAGTTTAAAAACCCCCAATAA
- a CDS encoding SDR family NAD(P)-dependent oxidoreductase, with protein MKKTILITGSTDGIGKLTALKLAKEGHDIYLHGRSEEKLNAVINELKEVSNNPNIKGFVADFSNLKAVTQMAENIKNDIEKLDVLINNAGIYKTSSSKTKDSLDIRMAVNYLAPFILTENIISVLEKGLEPRIVNLSSAAQSTVQKGVLTGNATVNASESYAQSKLALTMWSFHFAKQHPSITTIAVNPGSLLNTKMAKEAYGQHWSPAEKGVDILYDLTMSEANKNESGKYFDNDKGSYNNAHPDAYNDDKIKLLLTLTRTIISNQRFKILIYIY; from the coding sequence ATGAAGAAAACCATATTAATTACAGGAAGTACCGACGGTATCGGGAAACTTACGGCTTTAAAACTAGCCAAAGAAGGACATGATATATACCTTCACGGTAGAAGTGAAGAAAAATTAAATGCAGTCATTAACGAACTAAAAGAAGTTTCAAACAACCCAAACATCAAAGGTTTTGTAGCTGATTTTTCAAATTTGAAAGCTGTAACACAAATGGCTGAAAACATTAAAAATGATATTGAAAAACTAGATGTTCTTATCAATAATGCTGGTATTTATAAAACGTCATCAAGTAAAACTAAAGACAGTTTAGATATAAGAATGGCTGTAAATTATTTGGCGCCATTTATCTTAACAGAAAATATTATTTCCGTTTTAGAAAAAGGATTAGAACCCAGGATTGTAAATTTAAGTTCGGCAGCACAATCTACAGTTCAAAAAGGAGTATTAACAGGCAATGCAACTGTAAACGCCAGTGAAAGCTACGCACAAAGTAAGTTGGCATTAACCATGTGGTCGTTTCATTTTGCAAAACAACACCCCAGTATTACAACCATTGCTGTTAATCCAGGGTCGTTATTAAACACCAAAATGGCTAAAGAAGCCTACGGACAACACTGGTCGCCAGCTGAAAAAGGTGTAGATATTCTTTATGATTTAACCATGTCTGAAGCAAATAAAAACGAATCAGGCAAGTATTTTGACAACGATAAAGGAAGTTATAATAATGCACATCCTGATGCTTATAATGACGATAAAATTAAATTATTACTAACTTTAACCCGAACCATTATAAGTAATCAACGTTTTAAAATACTTATTTATATTTATTAA
- a CDS encoding DUF4437 domain-containing protein: MKKIIMVVLLFLAIGVNAQTPTTDHTKSKNEVVTTDNVEWGWLNPLRGDKSPAAGKLWGDRTKNEPAGFLVKFKKGFSSPPHIHNITYRGVVIKGLLHNDDENAEKQWLPAGSYWQQPAGEAHITAADAEDNMAFLDIQEGPYLVKPTSEAFDNGERPINVDKSNMVWLNANDIEWVASKSNVETAFLWGSHEKNQLRATLLKLSAGFKGKIKNLSPNFRAVVISGKVTHQFSKKDDENVLESGSYFGVEEGASPRLSTDVETVIYMRSNGKFKIKCS, from the coding sequence ATGAAAAAAATTATAATGGTTGTTTTGTTATTCTTAGCAATTGGAGTAAATGCTCAAACACCAACAACAGACCATACAAAATCCAAAAACGAAGTTGTTACTACAGACAATGTAGAATGGGGCTGGCTAAATCCGTTGAGAGGTGATAAAAGTCCAGCTGCAGGAAAACTTTGGGGCGACCGTACAAAAAACGAGCCAGCAGGCTTTTTAGTGAAATTTAAAAAAGGATTTTCATCGCCACCACATATTCACAACATTACCTATCGTGGTGTCGTGATTAAAGGATTGTTACATAATGATGATGAAAACGCCGAAAAACAATGGTTGCCAGCCGGTTCGTACTGGCAGCAACCAGCAGGAGAAGCGCATATAACAGCAGCAGACGCTGAAGATAATATGGCTTTTTTAGATATTCAAGAAGGGCCATATTTAGTAAAACCAACGTCGGAAGCTTTTGATAATGGTGAGCGTCCAATTAATGTGGATAAATCCAATATGGTTTGGTTAAATGCTAACGATATAGAATGGGTAGCTTCAAAAAGTAATGTAGAAACTGCCTTTTTATGGGGAAGTCACGAAAAGAATCAACTACGTGCAACATTATTAAAATTATCAGCTGGTTTTAAAGGAAAAATTAAAAATTTGAGTCCGAATTTTAGAGCAGTTGTTATTTCTGGTAAAGTAACCCATCAATTTTCTAAAAAAGATGACGAAAATGTGTTAGAATCAGGTTCTTATTTTGGTGTAGAAGAAGGTGCTTCACCTCGTTTAAGTACAGATGTTGAAACAGTGATTTACATGCGTTCTAATGGTAAATTCAAAATAAAATGTAGCTGA
- a CDS encoding AraC family transcriptional regulator, with the protein MQKDIPNIEFNAKKPNNSGIEILTIENLAARKDLAKDHHPEKAHQVAFNMIVYYTEGESKQLVDFVWHPVKKNTIIHISKGQINAFQFTKGLKGYILLFTASYLQKQINALPKNEIERLFNAHLFSPIIQVPDDSNVLQYFHLLFEEYTNSKEDYSQENTYKSLHSIIFSKLERLKQYQTFHLKHSNQLHTFLNFKSLLETHYKTSRNADFYAEKLNITYKHLNTICKSIIGITAKQFIDQFLVLEAKRLLVNSDIKSTELAYNLGFEEPTNFVKYFKKHTGFTPNSFKKQYI; encoded by the coding sequence ATGCAAAAAGATATCCCAAATATTGAGTTTAATGCTAAAAAGCCTAACAATTCTGGTATAGAAATTCTTACCATTGAAAATTTAGCGGCTAGAAAAGATCTTGCAAAAGATCATCATCCAGAAAAAGCACATCAGGTAGCATTTAATATGATTGTGTATTATACCGAAGGAGAAAGCAAGCAACTGGTAGATTTTGTATGGCATCCGGTGAAAAAGAATACTATTATTCATATTTCAAAAGGACAAATAAATGCCTTTCAGTTTACCAAAGGTTTAAAAGGATACATATTATTGTTTACTGCTTCATATCTTCAAAAGCAAATCAATGCCTTGCCTAAAAATGAAATTGAAAGACTGTTCAATGCGCATTTATTTTCACCAATAATACAGGTGCCAGACGATTCTAATGTATTGCAGTATTTTCATTTATTATTTGAAGAATATACCAATTCAAAAGAAGATTACAGTCAAGAAAACACATACAAATCGTTACATTCTATCATATTTTCGAAGTTAGAACGCTTAAAGCAATACCAAACGTTTCATTTAAAACATTCTAATCAACTTCATACGTTTTTAAATTTTAAATCGTTGTTAGAAACACATTACAAAACCAGTAGGAATGCCGATTTTTATGCTGAAAAACTAAACATAACCTACAAACATCTTAATACCATTTGTAAGTCTATTATTGGTATTACAGCTAAACAATTTATAGATCAGTTTTTGGTTTTAGAAGCCAAACGCTTACTTGTAAATTCAGATATAAAAAGTACCGAATTGGCCTATAATTTAGGTTTTGAAGAACCAACAAACTTTGTAAAGTACTTTAAAAAACATACAGGATTTACCCCAAATTCATTCAAAAAACAATATATTTAG
- the egtD gene encoding L-histidine N(alpha)-methyltransferase, with the protein MTNTFKEDVRQGLEQTLKTLPSKYFYDKKGDALFVEIMNLPEYYLTRCELEIFQNKTNALIEALQLKTNTHFELIELGAGDGLKTKHLLKALKNQQFNFEYIPIDISTNALQLLQQDLNKTLPDVAVTPKQGDYFEVLASLKHNNKPKVILFLGSNIGNMEDVVAQQFIYNLGANLQKNDMLLLGVDLIKPEDIVLPAYNDSKGITAQFNLNILERINNELDANFNLNHFVHHPEYDENIGIAKSYIKSTKAQTVTIKAINASYNFNEGEKIHTEISRKYNDNLIKSIIANTDFTIEHKILDSKAYFADYILKRHQL; encoded by the coding sequence ATGACAAATACATTTAAAGAAGATGTTAGGCAAGGTTTAGAGCAAACTCTTAAAACATTGCCTTCAAAATATTTTTATGATAAAAAGGGCGATGCGCTTTTTGTGGAAATCATGAACTTGCCAGAGTACTATTTAACACGATGTGAGTTAGAGATTTTTCAAAACAAAACAAACGCCTTAATTGAGGCTTTACAGTTAAAAACCAATACACATTTTGAACTTATTGAACTTGGTGCTGGCGATGGATTAAAAACCAAACACTTGCTAAAAGCCTTAAAAAATCAACAATTTAATTTTGAATATATTCCTATTGATATTTCGACAAATGCGTTACAGTTATTACAACAAGATTTAAATAAAACTTTGCCAGATGTTGCTGTGACACCAAAACAAGGTGATTATTTTGAGGTTTTAGCATCATTAAAACACAATAACAAGCCAAAGGTCATTTTGTTTTTAGGCTCTAATATTGGTAATATGGAAGATGTTGTAGCGCAACAATTTATTTATAATTTAGGTGCTAATCTTCAAAAAAATGATATGCTTTTATTAGGCGTGGATTTAATAAAACCTGAAGACATTGTATTGCCAGCTTATAACGATTCTAAAGGCATTACGGCGCAATTCAATTTAAATATTTTAGAGCGAATTAATAACGAATTAGATGCCAATTTTAATTTAAATCATTTTGTACATCATCCAGAATATGATGAAAATATAGGTATTGCTAAAAGCTACATTAAGAGTACAAAAGCACAAACTGTAACTATTAAAGCTATAAATGCGTCGTATAATTTTAATGAAGGTGAAAAAATTCACACCGAAATATCTAGAAAATATAACGACAACTTAATTAAGAGTATTATTGCAAATACCGATTTTACCATAGAACATAAAATTTTAGACAGCAAAGCCTATTTTGCCGATTATATCTTAAAACGCCATCAACTATGA
- a CDS encoding helix-turn-helix domain-containing protein → MYKFKGKEYPCCASLTMGLIGGKWKTVIIFHLIDKTLRYNELRKEMPTVTERTLSLQLKNLEEDGIIKRKVYTSKPPLKVEYSLTDFGKTLIPVVQSIADWGVYAVSKKV, encoded by the coding sequence ATGTATAAATTTAAAGGTAAAGAATACCCTTGTTGTGCCAGTTTAACAATGGGACTTATTGGTGGAAAATGGAAAACTGTTATCATATTTCATCTTATTGATAAGACATTACGGTACAATGAGCTTAGAAAAGAAATGCCTACAGTAACTGAGCGTACGTTAAGTTTACAACTTAAAAATTTAGAAGAAGATGGTATTATAAAACGTAAAGTTTATACTTCTAAACCACCATTAAAAGTAGAATACTCTTTAACAGATTTTGGAAAGACGTTAATTCCAGTTGTACAATCTATTGCAGATTGGGGTGTTTATGCTGTTAGTAAAAAGGTTTAA
- a CDS encoding DMT family transporter → MDIKKALKFMLISTLSFACMNSIVKDLVHISAYQIVFFRSISTLVITTSILLKYNISILGNNKKLLIIRGLVGVTSMTLFFMSTKYLPIGTAVSLRYLAPIFAAVFAIFFLKEKVKPIQWLFFTMAFSGVVILKGFDTNIDTYGLLLIICSAIFSGLVYVVLSKIGKSEHPVVVVNYFMIISVLVGGVLSIKNWVNPVGIEWPMLLGLGIFGYFGQIYMTKAFQTAVSTSQIAPLKYLETIFTVLFGVFIFAEVYSFWSILGIGLIIIGLVLNARFKERSKKLNNE, encoded by the coding sequence TTGGATATAAAAAAAGCTTTAAAATTCATGCTGATAAGTACATTATCATTTGCATGCATGAATAGTATTGTAAAAGATTTAGTTCATATTAGTGCTTATCAAATAGTTTTTTTTAGGTCTATCTCTACGTTAGTTATTACAACTTCTATTCTATTAAAATATAACATATCCATTTTAGGAAATAATAAAAAGTTATTGATTATTAGAGGTTTGGTAGGAGTAACTTCTATGACTTTATTTTTTATGTCAACAAAATATTTACCTATAGGTACAGCAGTTTCCTTACGGTATTTAGCACCTATATTTGCTGCTGTTTTTGCAATTTTCTTTTTAAAAGAAAAAGTAAAACCCATTCAGTGGTTGTTTTTTACCATGGCTTTTAGTGGGGTTGTTATTTTAAAAGGGTTTGATACAAATATAGACACCTATGGTCTTTTACTTATTATTTGTTCTGCAATATTTAGCGGATTAGTTTATGTAGTTTTAAGTAAAATAGGAAAAAGTGAACACCCCGTTGTAGTTGTAAACTATTTTATGATTATTTCTGTTTTGGTTGGCGGTGTGCTTTCTATTAAAAATTGGGTAAATCCTGTAGGTATAGAGTGGCCTATGCTACTTGGCTTAGGTATATTTGGTTATTTTGGACAAATTTATATGACTAAAGCCTTTCAAACAGCAGTATCAACCAGTCAAATAGCTCCTTTAAAATACCTTGAAACTATTTTCACAGTGCTTTTTGGGGTATTTATATTTGCCGAAGTTTATTCGTTTTGGAGCATTTTAGGTATTGGATTAATAATTATTGGATTGGTATTAAACGCTCGTTTTAAGGAACGATCAAAAAAACTAAATAATGAGTAA